A genome region from Triticum aestivum cultivar Chinese Spring chromosome 2B, IWGSC CS RefSeq v2.1, whole genome shotgun sequence includes the following:
- the LOC123039335 gene encoding subtilisin-like protease 4, which produces MDNRIHGGCSPPRLALRVASVLLFLCVAVTPAASHGPHGNDTGLHKNFLVIVRSPYEYDTKLYKNTSSWHASLLAEVCDMAKEAMENDPSSVTRLLYSYRNVVNGFSARLTVEELEEMKKKDWFYKAYPEKTYHLMTTHTPKMLGLMGEDRAGEGVWNTSNMGEGIIIGVLDDGIYAGHPSFDGEGMKPPPKKWTGRCDFNNTVCNNKLIGARSFFESAKWKWKGIDDPVLPINEGQHGTHTSSTAAGAFVPDANISGLAVGTAVGMAPRAHIAFYQVCFETKGCDRDDILAAVDDAIEDGVDVLSMSLGGNPDADFSEDPVSSARGPNLQSRGILKPDIIGPGVNILAGVPGIADLVLPPKAEMPKFDVKSGTSMSCPHLAGVAALMKNAHPTWSPAAIKSALMTTTETTDNEKKPFLDVDGTQATYFATGAGHVNPKKAMDPGLVYNLSASDYVPYLCGLNYTDQQVNSIIHPEPAVDCTKITKIAEKDLNYPSITIIVDKADTVVNATRAVTNVGVASSTYKMEVEAPKSVTVEVTPTKLEFKELDEVLNYTVSVKAKAVPEGAIEGQLKWVSSKHIVRSPILILPGDGEEEATSGAEGPSAHVSSLLE; this is translated from the exons ATGGACAATCGAATCCATGGAGGATGCTCGCCACCGCGTCTCGCCCTCCGCGTcgcctccgtcctcctcttcctGTGCGTAGCCGTGACCCCGGCGGCGAGCCATGGCCCCCATGGCAATGACACCGGCCTGCACAAGAACTTCCTCGTCATCGTGCGCAGCCCGTACGAGTACGACACGAAGCTGTACAAGAACACGTCGAGCTGGCACGCGTCGCTCCTGGCCGAGGTGTGCGACATGGCCAAGGAAGCGATGGAGAATGACCCCTCCTCCGTGACCCGGCTCCTATACTCGTACCGCAACGTCGTCAATGGCTTCTCCGCCCGTCTGACGGTGGAGGAGCTGGAGGAGATGAAAAAGAAGGACTGGTTTTACAAGGCCTATCCTGAGAAGACGTACCACCTCATGACCACGCACACGCCCAAGATGCTGGGGCTCATGGGCGAGGACCGCGCCGGGGAAGGCGTGTGGAACACCAGCAACATGGGCGAGGGCATCATCATCGGGGTCCTCGACGACGGCATCTACGCCGGCCACCCGTCGTTCGACGGCGAGGGAATGAAGCCGCCGCCCAAGAAGTGGACTGGCCGCTGCGACTTCAACAACACGGTGTGCAACAACAAGCTCATCGGCGCGCGGTCCTTCTTCGAGTCGGCCAAGTGGAAGTGGAAGGGCATCGACGACCCGGTGCTCCCGATCAACGAGGGCCAGCACGGGACGCACACGTCCAGCACCGCCGCCGGCGCGTTCGTGCCCGACGCCAACATATCCGGCCTCGCGGTGGGCACGGCGGTCGGCATGGCGCCCCGCGCGCACATCGCCTTCTACCAGGTGTGCTTCGAGACGAAGGGCTGCGACCGGGATGACATACTGGCGGCGGTCGACGATGCCATCGAGGACGGCGTCGACGTGCTCTCTATGTCTCTTGGCGGGAACCCGGACGCTGACTTCTCGGAGGACCCCGTCTC CTCGGCGCGGGGGCCGAACCTGCAAAGCCGGGGGATTCTAAAGCCTGACATCATCGGCCCGGGAGTGAACATACTCGCGGGCGTCCCCGGCATCGCGGACTTGGTGTTGCCGCCCAAAGCAGAGATGCCCAAGTTCGACGTCAAGTCCGGCACGTCCATGTCGTGCCCGCACCTCGCCGGGGTCGCCGCGCTAATGAAGAACGCGCACCCGACGTGGTCGCCCGCCGCCATCAAGTCGGCGCTGATGACGACCACGGAAACCACCGATAACGAGAAGAAACCGTTCCTCGACGTGGACGGCACGCAGGCGACGTACTTCGCCACGGGCGCCGGGCACGTGAACCCGAAGAAAGCCATGGACCCGGGGCTCGTGTACAACCTGTCGGCGTCGGACTACGTCCCGTACCTGTGCGGGCTCAACTACACGGACCAGCAGGTGAACTCGATCATCCACCCGGAGCCGGCGGTGGACTGCACCAAGATAACAAAGATCGCCGAGAAGGACCTCAACTACCCGTCAATCACCATCATCGTCGACAAGGCGGACACCGTCGTGAACGCCACCCGCGCGGTGACAAACGTCGGCGTGGCAAGCTCGACGTACAAGATGGAGGTTGAGGCGCCGAAATCGGTGACGGTGGAAGTGACGCCGACGAAGCTGGAGTTCAAGGAGCTGGACGAGGTCTTGAACTACACGGTCTCCGTCAAGGCCAAGGCCGTGCCGGAAGGCGCCATCGAAGGGCAGCTCAAGTGGGTCTCCAGCAAGCACATCGTGCGAAGCCCGATCCTCATATTGCCCGGCGACGGGGAAGAGGAGGCCACGTCGGGAGCTGAGGGGCCTTCAGCTCATGTTAGTTCTTTGCTCGAGTGA